Part of the Oncorhynchus nerka isolate Pitt River linkage group LG14, Oner_Uvic_2.0, whole genome shotgun sequence genome is shown below.
ctatctcgttgttgtcggtgatcaggcctaccactgttgtgtcatcagcaaacttaatgatggtattggagtcgtgcctggctatgcagtcgtgggtgaacagggagtacaggagaggactgagcacgcacccctggggagctccagtgttgaggatcagcgtggcagatgtgttgctacctaccctcaccacctggtggcggcctgtcaggaagtccagggtccagttgcagagggaggtgtttaatcccaggatccttagcttggtgattaactttgagggtactatggtgttgaacgctgacctgtagtcaatgaacagcattctcacataggtgtttcttttgtccaggtgggaaagggcagtgtggagtgcaatagagattgcatcatctgtggatgtgtttgggcggtatgcaaattggagtgggtctagggtttctgggataatggtgttgatgtgagccattaccagcctttcaaagcacttcatggctacggacatgagtgctacgggtctgtagtcatttaggcaggttgcctttgtgttcttgggcacaggagaGGGTATTTCGCGAGGTTAAGTTTAGATCCttggttaggtggttaactgatttttgtactctggcgtccttgggtaggtggaaggagtctggaagggcatttAGGAATGTATAGCAAGGGTTTTAATAATCCTTGGTTGTGGTCTGAGCtaattatttgttgcgattgcaaacctAATAAAATGCTGGTCctatagtccaggattatgaggaaaaatatatattccatgggacaaaactaaaTCCAGGGTATGATTGTGACAATGCGTAGGTCCgaagacatgttggacaaaacccactgagtcgatggtGGCtcaaaagccttttggagtgggtctgtggacttctcCATGTGAATATTGAAGTCACAAAAAATGTGAacattatctgccatgactacaaggtccgataggaattcagggaactcagtgtggagcgctgtatacggcccagatggtctgtaaacagtagctatagaaAGTGATTGAGAATGCTGCATAgactttttttttgtaaattgaaatttgctttcatgcaacacctccacctttgcagGATGctcaggggatatggtcactagtgtaaccaggaggagaggcctcatttaacacagtaaattcatcaagcTTGAGCCATGTTTTAGTCGGGGCCAATCACATCATATGAatagtgattagttcattgactatgactgcctttgaagtgagggatctaacattaagtagtcctattttgagatgtgagttattaacacaatctctttcaataatgacgacaggaatggaggtctttattccagtgagattgctaaggtgaATACCGCCATGTTCAGTTTTGCCcgacctagatcgaggcacagacagtctcaatggggaatactgagctgactacactgactgtgctgggaacagactccactaagctggcagacTGGCTAACACCCTGATGCCTGCACCCATCTCATTGTGGAGCGAGAGGAGTTAGAGACCTGTCTATGAtgatagataagatgagagcaccactccagtctgtcactcctcagcaggccagacTTGGTCCTGTTGGTGGTGAGTACCAGGAAGAGGGACAGTTATGTAAAAATTctatattttgggaggggcaggAAACAGTTTGAGTTGTGTTattctgctgtagagctcatcactccccctaactgggagggggccagagacagttACTCAATGCCAACACATCTTTCTAGTTAAGGTACACGCCAAAGTtttgttgcgcttggtgacctctgactgtttcatcctaataTCGTCGGTGCCGACATTGATAACAATATGCCTATAACCTACACTCTTCAGACTAGCCTTTACGTCGgtaaccctgccccctggtaaacaataTATGATTGCTGGACAATTATTTTCAAGTCTAATATTGCGgttaatggagtcgccaatgactagtgttttcaatttgtcagagtgaatggtgggaggcttcggtgGCTCAGACCGGGTAgcgggtggaggagagacctgGAAAGTCTTGGGCTCTGACTCCggctctgactccgactcgttgGTTGGTGTGGGGTTGAGCATGCCGACAGCATTTCTTTCCAGAAGCCATAAGCTTGTTTGGCAAGTTTCAAAGAAGACAAACTAAGGACAACCTGTTATTAAAGAGAGTGACGCAGCAGGTTCACAGTACCTGGAGGAACCTGTTCTATAGTATAATATATTTCTCAATTCCTAACATTTCTAACATCTTACTGGTCTCAAGACTGACTTGGACATGACTTAGCTTTCAGGCTTATAGGCGTGCACATCATTGACGATCTAGAATGGTcccttcacacagacagtgtggtgaaggacgtgcaacagcgcctcttcaaccacaggaggctgaagaatttCGGCATGGCTCCTAAGACCCTCATGAATTTCTACACATGCACCATTAAGAGCCTCCTGTCGGgatgtatcactgcctggtacagcaattgcaccattcgcaaccgcagggctctccagaggttgGAACGGTCAGACCAACACATCATCGGGGGCAAACGgcatgccctccaggacatctacagcaccttgtgtcacaggaaggccatcaaggacctcagccataAGCCATGGCTATTTTAcccactaccatctagaaggtgAAGACAGTacaaaagctgggaccgagagactgataaaCTGCTTTTATCTCCAGGTCACCACTAGCCATCCTTCACCcagcaccctgccctgaacctcacTGTTACTAGCAGGCTACCTGGTACACTAACCTGCACCTTATAAAATTgcatttaataatgtttacatactgtactgttttTCCCACTTTATAGgtacattgcattcggaaagcattcagaccccttgaccttttccacattttgttacattttgccttattctaaaatggatgggaaaaatgttcctcatcaatctacacataataccccattgctctctgaggatgtgttggtaccattctttattcatggctgtgttcttaggcaaacttgtgagtgagcccactcccttggctgagaagcaaccccacacatgaatggtctcaggatgctttactgttggcatgacacaggactgatggtagcgctcaccttgtcttctccggacaagcttttttccacgtgccccaaacaatcggaaagggaattcatcagagaaaatgattgtaccccagtcctcagcagtccaatccctgtaccttttgcagaatatcagtctgtccctgatttttttcctggagagaagtggcttctttgctgcccttcttgatatCAGGCCATCCTCAAAatgtcttcgcctcactgtgcgtgcagatgcattcacacctgcctgctgccattcctgagcaagctctgtactggtggtgccccgatcccgcagctgaatcaactttaggagacggtcctggagcttgctggactttcttgggcaccctgaagccttcttcacaacaattgaaccgctctccttgaagttcttgacgatctgataaatggttgatttaggtgcaatcttactggcagcaatatccttgcctgtgaagccctttttgtgcaaagcaatggtgacggcacgtgtttccttgcaggtaaacatggttgacagaggaagaacaataattccaagcaccaccctcctttggaAGCttacagtctgttattcgaattcaatcagcatgacagagggatctccagccttgtcctcgtcaacactcacacctgtgttaacgagagaatcactgacatgatgtcagctggttcttttgtggcagggctgaaatgcagtggaaatgttttttggagaTTCATtgcatttgcatggcaaagaggcaattaattgcaattcatctgatcactcttcataacattctggtttatatgcaaattgccatcatacaaactgaggcaggagactttgtgaaaattaatattgtgtcattctcaaaacttttggccacgactgtagatatgagatgagtaatgcaaaatatgtaaacattatttaaatgaCTAGTGTtacaattattaaagtggccagtgatttcaagtctatgtatatagggcagcaaccTTTGCtaatgatggctatttaacagtctgatggccttgagacagaagctgtttttcagtctctcttgtACTGACctagccttctggatgataacagggtgaacaggcagtggcttgtgtggtggttgtccttgatgatctttttggcattcctgtgacatcgggtgccgtaggtgtcctggagggcaggtagtttgcgatgggcagaccgcaccaccctctgccTGCAATTGCAGGCagtgcagtttccataccaggcggtgatacagcctgacaggatgctctcaattgtgcgtctgtaaaagtttttgagggttttaggtgcaaagccaaatttcttcagcctcctgaggttaaaaAGGCACTGTTGCGCCTCCTTCGGCACACtgactctgctgtttcctgaagtccatgatcatctcctttgttttgttgatgttgggtgagaggttatttacatggcaccacactcccagggccctcacctcctcgatgtctcgtcattgttggtaatcaagcctactactgttgtgacgtctgcaaacttgatgattgagttggaggcgtgcgtggccacgcggtcatgggtgaacagggagtacaggagggggctaagcaTGCATTCTTGTGGGGCCccattgttgaggatcagcgaagtggaggtgttgtttcctaccttcaccacccaggggcggcctgtcaggaagtccaggacccagtttcacagggcggggttcagacccaggtccTTAAGCTTAATGATatacttggagggtactatggtggggcggcagggtagcctagtggttagagtgttggactagtaaccagaaggttgcaagttcaaacccccgagctgacaaggtacaaatctgtcattttgcccctgaacaggcagttgacccacttgttccaaggctgtcattgaaaataagaatttgttctttaactgacttgcctagttaaataaaggtaaaatataaaaaatggtgttgaatgctgagcaatgaacaacattcttacataggtattcctcttgtacagatgggatagggcagtgcgatggcgattgcatcgtctgtggatctattggggcggtaagcaaatttttgtgggtctagggtgtcaggtaaggtagaggtgatatgatccttgactagtctctcaaagcacttcatgacgacagaagtgagtgctacaggccgatcgtcatttagttcagttacattTGCTTTCCTGGGTACAggaaacaatggtggacatcttgaagcacgTGGGGTCAACAgacggatagggagagattgaatatgtctgtaaacactccagccagctggtctgcacatgctctgaggacgtggctggggatgctgtctgggccagcagccttgcgagggttaacgtgtgtattgttttgtattttctaGGTATTACTGAACTGAAGTTTGAAACActagcatttcgctgcacctgcgataacatctgcaaatctgtataCGCAAccgataaactttgatttgagatGAGCGAAGCGCTAGAATCACATGCCAATGAGCCATCTCAAAGTAATTTGATGACAGCAACCCCATCAGTATGAAATAGGCCAATATAAATGTAAAAGTCTGTGTTTGGAATAATATGTTCAATAAAACATCAGTGTGTGGGTCATAATATGTTGATTTATCTGATTCTAAAATACAAATCATATATATCAAGTTCTCTCTATCATATATTAACCAGCACTgttcctctctttcccttcctccctccactaTGTACGTCCTCCGGCAGCCGGAGCCATCTCCATACAGTCTCCACAGCAGAGTCTGACCAGGCCTGTCCAACAGGATGTATTGTTCTCTGTAGACATCGCCTGTGTTGGGACTCCCACCATACAGTGGACCTTTATGTCTGGCAGGTTGGGCAGAGACATTGGGGCGTGGCAACCTGGTGGGTTTACCAATGTATCAGAGGACTACATGGACAGAGTCCACACATACACTAATGGATCTATGGGACTGTCGGACCTACGTATTCAGGACGCCGGCTTCTACGTGATCACTGTGACTGAACTGTCCGGGAGCAGCAAAGATGAAGGATTTGTCTTGAAGGTGGAAGGTGAGTGAATAGTGGGTGCAGGCCTGTATGACAATGTGGCATTCTGCTTTAGGctacagtgttagtgtttcaTCATAGCCGACATTTACAAGAAACCCTTTATGGAACTGTTTTCCTCTCAGTCCTGGAGACGGTTTCTGTAGCGGCCTTATGGTGTTAATGAACAGTATCTTTACAAGTAGTTCAGTACAAGTGACCTTCATTTCTGAGTAAGCTAGTTAGTGGAAGTGAGAATGAACATGGTGTGTTCTCCTTCCCTGTGTTGTAGAGGTTCTGTATGAGGACCTCCAGTACCTGGCAGTGTTTGCTGTAGGGCTGGCCTCCCTGGCTGGCTTTCTCATGGTCTCCATGTGGCTCATGGACAAAGCCTACAGCCAGATCAAGGCATGGAGACAGAGGCGGCAGATGCCAGGTAAATTATTTTAGAATGCTTTTTGGTGTAATAGATACATTTAGTAATTCAACGACTCAAGTTTAATTGTTCTTGTGTGTACTTGGTTTGTGTGTCATTGAATCTCATGTTTTTCTCTCCAGAGAATGATGTAACGGACCTGCAACCTCTCTGATATGAAGATCTATGAGACAGCCAGATGACACTGCCCAACAACCAATCTGAGCTCAAATTAAAGACTAATGTTAAGCGTCCACAGCATGTAAATATGACCGGTTTACTGATTCCAGGAACAGATGAAGGATTGTCAACCTTACGTGCCTCAAGACGAGCTGCATGTATTATTTTACTGTACACACAACAGCTGATATTAGTCCCATGCTATTTTATGTAAGGAAACACACTGACAAGTGGAAACAaataatatatttattttcacagctgagtttttttttactgtaacaacatttgaaatatatatttttttttacatcgaCACGGGTAAGTCAAATGTCCAAGCAATTATACTAACATCAATGCATGATTTCAACAAAAGTGGACCAAGTTTGTTTTCTATGTGCTGAATCCTatcagagacagcaagagagagagtgtgatagtGGCCAGACCTAAGGACAGGGGGTGAGGGCAGCCATGAGAAGCTCCATCTTGTAGACAAAGTTGCGTCCCTCCATCTTACTCCAGTGGACCTCCTTGTAGGGCCCTCGCAAGTGGTTCCACTTCCCATCCTGGATGACGTCAGACTTGGGCAGCTCCTTGCTTTGGCTGCGTGGGAACTGGACCAGGACCTTACAGCCGCTCTCTGGACCATTACGCACTGCAGAAGATGCATCACATTCATTTGGACAAATGTTACCATTATCTTATACATTTCAGTCATTCCAATCATTATATTAGTTTTCAGACTAAATTAGTTGTTTAAGGTGTATACCATCCAATATGccagattgattgattgattgaagacGGTACCTGAGATGGCGTATTCCCCGTTGGAGGAGGCGACAGTGATGGCCGAGGCATTACCGATGCTCTCCACAGAGCCCAGGCCCACATGGTTACTGAAGCTCAGAACATGCCAACCCATCACCTTAGCCAGCTGCTGTACCGCATGGACCTGGTGCTGAGACATCTGTAGTACCAGGGCAGAGACACAGGGGACACCGTTACTCACACTGGTTCAGACAGGCAGCTACAAAAAGGCTACATCAATACTTTGAAATTGATTTGAATAAAAGTTTCCCTGGAGCAATAAGCCAAGTGAAGAACTAGGTCTAGCAAATGTTATGCACTTTAGAATATATAGCTGGCTTCTAGCTATACTTGAGTGTAATACAGGGTCCATAAACAGCAGTTGGCGGTGATGTGACAGCAGTCATTGTGTCCCTTGACCTGGGAGAGAAGGAAGTCCTGCAGCTCCTGTTCCTGGTGAGAGAGTGTGATGACACGGCCGTCCCTGTGCACCACTCGTATCTGCTCAACCCCTATGTTCAGCTGCAGCTGGATAGacctgcacacacccacacagaaggTCATGGAACATTCTTTCTTCATGGTCAAAGTTTATTGCTAGACAATACTTTTTATTTCTACCGAATGTTGAAAAAGCTGAATAATTGCCCAATTAAATTGGTGGTAATTCATTAAGGTGAAACCTCTTCTTCTGTTATTCCAGCAAGGAAGCTAACTTTTCCCCCTTTAATTTATTCTCACCGTATATTGAGGCCGTattacaaccggccgtgattgggagtcccataggatggcGCACCATTGGCCCAGCGTCAGCTGGGTttagccggtgtaggccgtcattgtaaataagatatttttcTTAACCAACTTGCCTAGAAGATATGTTGACACTTCCTGGCCCAGAAGTATATTCTCTAAACACTGTCCCTTAAACCATGTAGAAAGAGTACTCTCTGCCTCTGTTGCTCTGGCCTAGCCAATCCTCCTGGCTTTAACAGTACTCTGCCTCTGTTGCTCTGGCCTAGCCAGTCCTCCTGGCTTTAACAGTACTCTGCCTCTGTTGCTCTGGCCTAGCCAATCCTCCTGGCTTTAACAGTACTCTGCCTCTGTTGCTCTGGCCTAGCCAGTCCTCCTGGCTTTAACAGTACTCTGCCTCTGTTGCTCTGGCCTAGCCAGTCCTCCTGGCTTTAACAGTACTCTGCCTCTGTTGCTCTGGCCTAGCCAATCCTCCTGGCTTTAACAGTACTCTGCCTCTGTTGCTCTGGCCTAGCCAGTCCTCCTGGCTTTAACAGTACTCTGCCTCTGTTGCTCTGGCCTAGCCAATCCTCCTGGCTTTAACAGTACTCTGCCTCTGTTGCTCTGGCCTAGCCAGTCCTCCTGGCTTTAACAGTACTCTGCCTCTGTTGCTCTGGCCTAGCCAGTCCTCCTGGCTTTAACAGTACTCTGCCTCTGTTGCTCTGGCCTAGCCAGTCCTCCTGGCTTTAACAGTACTCTGCCTCTGTTGCTCTGGCCTAGCCAATCCTCCTGGCTTTAACAGTACTCTGCCTCTGTTGCTCTGGCCTAGCCAGTCCTCCTGGCTTTAACAGTACTCTGCCTCTGTTGCTCTGGCCTAGCCAATCCTCCTGGCTTTAACAGTACTCTGCCTCTGTTGCTCTGGCCTAGCCAGTCCTCCTGGCTTTAACAGTACTCTGCCTCTGTTGCTCTGGCCTAGCCAGTCCTCCTGGCTTTAACAGTACTCTGCCTCTGTTGCTCTGGCCTAGCCAATCCTCCTGGCTTTAACAGTACTCTGCCTCTGTTGCTCTGGCCTAGCCAGTCCTCCTGGCTTTAACAGTACTCTGCCTCTGTTGCTCTGGCCTAGCCAATCCTCCTGGCTTTAACAGTACTCTGCCTCTGTTGCTCTGGCCTAGCCAGTCCTCCTGGCTTTAACAGTACTCTGCCTCTGTTGCTCTGGCCTAGCCAGTCCTCCTGGCTTTAACAGTACTCTGCCTCTGTTGCTCTGGCCTAGCCAGTCCTCCTGGCTTTAACAGTACTCTGCCTCTGTTGCTCTGGCCTAGCCAGTCCTCCTGGCTTTAACAGTATTCTGCCTCTGTTGCTCTGGCCTAGCCAGTCCTCCTGGCTTTAACAGTACTCTGCCTCTGTTGCTCTGGCCTAGCCAGTCCTCCTGGCTTTAACAGTACTCTGCCTCTGTTGCTCTGGCCTAGCCAGTCCTCCTGGCCTTAACAGTACTCTGCCTCTGTTGTTCTGGCCTAGCCAGTCCTCCTGGCTTTAACAGTGCTCTGGCCTAGCCAGTCCTCCTGGCCTTAACAGTACTCTGCCTCTGTTGCTCTGGCGTGGCTCCTGCTCAACTTACTTGCAGATCTGCTCGTAACCCTGGGAGGTGATGAGGACTTTGACACTGGACTCGTACACGTCGTTGATGTTGGACCAGTGGGCCTGGATCTGGGGGTCTTCTATACGGCTGGCCAGGCTGTCGATGGTCCGCGCCGTCCTGAAACAGACACGAGTGATGGACTTGCAGTCAATGTTGATTTGCTGTCCTGTAAAATGTTTATTCAGTAACATATTGTTTCATTGTGCAAACATTTTCATGATTTGTGATTTGACAAAAAAAGATAAGGGGTGCTTTGAGTGAAACAACAAGCCTGACAGAAGAatattataaaaaaataaaacagtatgacagtatgagcTTATCATTGATGTGGTGTTTTTGTGCCTACCTGCTGCGTAGGAAGATGTGTTTGGCCTGTTTGATGATCTTCTCCAGTAGGCCCTCATTCTGCTGCAGGTTGGAGATCTCAGCCTTGTCATAGGCCATGGGCCCTGCCATACGCTGCCTTTTGTGGCCAAAGGGGGCACTAGCCGGATGGGGCATCACTATCGAACTCAGGGTCTGCTTGTGGAACTGTGGGTGGGAAGGGCGGGGCATTTGATCAATATGTATCACAGTTCACACAATCAGCATTGATACACACATGTGCATATGtacaaggttaaataaaacaaggAGGGCTTAGTTTGGTCAGTATCTGTCTGAGTACGTCTTTGGTCAACAATATAATTACTATATGGCCAGAATTCTCCACCCAGAAAGACTGGCGGACCCACCTCTCTCATGAGTTGGTGCAGGTTGTGTTCTAAAACGTAGAGGTGGTCGTCGGGTTTAGGTTTCTCTGGTGACGCCCTCTGGTTCTTCTTCTCTCCAGTGGAGTGACACAGAGAAATGGACAACTGGAGACCTGCAGGGAGGATAGACAACCTTAATAGTGGTGTAATACAGAAATCTCTTAAGATTAGGACTCTGCACAGCTGACGAGGGGTGAATAACAGCAAAATAACAGCTACTGCATCTCTGGACACTTAGAACGCACTACTCCAGGTAACAGACAACAGCAAAAAAACACATTGATTTAGCAAAATGCATGGTTTCATGGAGTATTCATTTTCCATAGGCTACAAGAACTCTCCTAAAAGCATTGTGAAGTGTCCTCACCTGGGAAGGGTTGAGAAATGATCTGGTTCTTGACTACGATGTGGGGGATCTGGGACTTGATCTGAACCGCCTCCCGGGACAGCTGGGCAAAAATCTCCTTACAGAGCAGCACATTCTGGGCAGCTTCCAGCTTCACATGCCACGGCTGAGTGCCTGCTTTAGCTTTAGGCTGCCTCCTGAACAGACTCACAGTGCCTAGGTCACCTATGTCAGGGGCTTGTTTCTGGATTGAAACCTGGAAGACAACACAATGTTTGAGAGGCCAGGCCGAACATCAACATTATCACAATGAGGTATGTTCCCTGAGCAGTATCTATTCACTTTGATGTAAGCTGATCCCTCCAGATCACTGGGGATCTGGACGTTCAGTGGACAGTAGTCCTCCGGGAGCTTCTTGTCCAGGTCGAT
Proteins encoded:
- the LOC115141952 gene encoding V-set and transmembrane domain-containing protein 5-like — protein: MWPLRLWDAQEVALFLSLTLYVCHLAGAISIQSPQQSLTRPVQQDVLFSVDIACVGTPTIQWTFMSGRLGRDIGAWQPGGFTNVSEDYMDRVHTYTNGSMGLSDLRIQDAGFYVITVTELSGSSKDEGFVLKVEEVLYEDLQYLAVFAVGLASLAGFLMVSMWLMDKAYSQIKAWRQRRQMPENDVTDLQPL
- the LOC115141951 gene encoding mediator of RNA polymerase II transcription subunit 17 — protein: MSGSGPAVRVSIESSCEKQVQEVSLDGMETYVPPLSMSQNLAKLAQRIDFGQGSDSDEEGVETEPRDPQEWGKQEPEEDEATVKFQPSLWPWDSVRNNLRSSLTEMCVLYDVLSVVKEKKYMALDPVSQDPSAGKTPQVFQLISKKKSLATAAQLLLKGADKLSKSVAENQENRRQRDFNSELLRLRSQWKLRKVGDKILGDLSYRSAGSLFPHAGTFEVIKNTDIDLDKKLPEDYCPLNVQIPSDLEGSAYIKVSIQKQAPDIGDLGTVSLFRRQPKAKAGTQPWHVKLEAAQNVLLCKEIFAQLSREAVQIKSQIPHIVVKNQIISQPFPGLQLSISLCHSTGEKKNQRASPEKPKPDDHLYVLEHNLHQLMREFHKQTLSSIVMPHPASAPFGHKRQRMAGPMAYDKAEISNLQQNEGLLEKIIKQAKHIFLRSRTARTIDSLASRIEDPQIQAHWSNINDVYESSVKVLITSQGYEQICKSIQLQLNIGVEQIRVVHRDGRVITLSHQEQELQDFLLSQMSQHQVHAVQQLAKVMGWHVLSFSNHVGLGSVESIGNASAITVASSNGEYAISVRNGPESGCKVLVQFPRSQSKELPKSDVIQDGKWNHLRGPYKEVHWSKMEGRNFVYKMELLMAALTPCP